Proteins from one Microcoleus sp. FACHB-831 genomic window:
- a CDS encoding PD40 domain-containing protein, translated as MLPATLGRWVRCGIWLSIAGLVAACSPVNNPVGPTALNSRYTDEQPTLSGNGRFMAFVSNRNGKQQILLYDLQQKQFVELPRLNREDAIADSPSLSHTARYIVYMASDQGRPEVELYDRITKSTQVLSIGYRGWVRHPSISPDGRYIAFESGTKGQWEIEVLDRGPNIELDIPDGSPSPRQ; from the coding sequence ATGTTGCCTGCCACTTTGGGTCGCTGGGTAAGGTGTGGTATCTGGTTAAGCATTGCCGGGTTAGTCGCAGCCTGTAGCCCAGTTAATAATCCTGTGGGGCCAACAGCCCTCAACAGTCGTTACACGGATGAGCAACCGACGCTTAGTGGCAACGGTCGCTTTATGGCATTTGTATCCAACCGGAACGGCAAGCAGCAGATATTGCTGTATGACTTGCAACAGAAGCAGTTTGTAGAATTGCCGAGATTGAATAGAGAAGATGCGATCGCAGACAGCCCTAGCCTAAGCCACACCGCTCGTTATATTGTTTACATGGCCAGCGACCAGGGACGCCCCGAAGTCGAACTCTACGACCGCATCACAAAATCTACACAAGTTCTCAGCATCGGGTATCGCGGTTGGGTGCGACATCCCAGTATCAGTCCTGATGGTCGCTACATAGCCTTTGAAAGCGGCACCAAGGGACAATGGGAAATAGAAGTACTAGACAGGGGGCCTAATATTGAGTTAGATATCCCAGATGGCAGCCCATCCCCCCGACAGTGA
- a CDS encoding PD40 domain-containing protein: MKSSLFLSAVVVLAGLLSSCNSSGRLLIFPSDPGGRSLNSPASELNPQIANRYIVFTSDRRGRQDIYMFDAVEQRLVDLPGLNALDMIGSHPAVSENGRYIVFTGSRQGKSGIYLYDRELRQLRNLTETLQAEVRNPSISADGSTVAFESSENGQWDIRVYDKSGQPLNFPTY; this comes from the coding sequence GTGAAGAGTTCATTATTTCTATCAGCAGTTGTTGTCTTAGCTGGGTTGTTAAGCAGTTGTAACAGCTCAGGTCGCCTTTTGATCTTTCCCTCCGATCCAGGAGGGCGCAGCTTAAATAGCCCAGCGTCAGAATTAAATCCTCAGATTGCCAACCGTTACATTGTCTTTACCTCCGATAGGCGGGGCAGGCAAGATATTTATATGTTTGATGCTGTAGAGCAGCGCTTGGTCGATCTACCTGGATTAAATGCTCTAGATATGATTGGCTCTCACCCAGCCGTTTCAGAAAACGGTCGTTACATAGTTTTTACGGGTAGTCGCCAAGGCAAGTCAGGAATTTATCTCTACGACCGCGAACTACGCCAGCTAAGGAATCTTACAGAAACCTTGCAAGCAGAGGTGCGGAACCCAAGCATTAGCGCTGATGGCAGTACTGTTGCCTTTGAGTCTAGCGAGAATGGTCAGTGGGATATTAGAGTTTATGACAAATCGGGGCAACCGCTTAATTTTCCAACTTATTGA
- a CDS encoding PD40 domain-containing protein → MKLQLDWGLLILLAAVLSIGGCTQLFASQPQILTGGINSQTPDEYPAYSSDGRYLAFASDRNNNRDIFLYDLQERRLVDLPNLNRGDSSQDQPALSANGQFIAYVSTERGKTDILIYNRQTGATQLLTVDIRGSVRHPTITGDGRYVAFETSQLGQWHIAVVDRGASSTPAR, encoded by the coding sequence ATGAAATTGCAGCTCGATTGGGGTTTATTAATTTTGTTAGCAGCTGTATTGAGCATAGGTGGCTGCACGCAGCTGTTCGCATCGCAACCGCAAATCCTTACAGGTGGAATTAATAGCCAGACACCGGACGAGTACCCAGCTTATAGCAGCGATGGTAGATATCTGGCCTTTGCTTCAGACCGGAATAACAACAGAGATATATTTTTATACGACTTACAAGAACGTCGTCTTGTCGATTTACCCAATCTAAATCGTGGGGACTCCAGCCAGGATCAACCTGCGCTGAGTGCAAATGGTCAGTTTATTGCTTATGTTTCTACAGAGCGGGGTAAGACGGATATTTTGATCTACAATCGCCAAACCGGGGCTACACAACTGTTAACTGTAGATATCCGAGGTTCGGTACGCCATCCAACAATTACCGGGGATGGACGCTATGTGGCTTTTGAAACTAGCCAACTAGGTCAATGGCATATTGCTGTTGTAGATAGAGGTGCTAGTTCAACCCCGGCTCGATAA
- a CDS encoding chlorophyll a/b-binding protein, producing MNPETNTTPSAQPSLQENYNQPEPAFGFSSYAEQLNGRFAMIGFVGLLLLELFTQQDLFTWLGLR from the coding sequence ATGAATCCTGAAACCAACACCACTCCCTCAGCTCAACCATCGCTCCAAGAAAACTACAACCAGCCAGAACCCGCTTTTGGCTTTTCCTCTTACGCCGAACAACTGAACGGACGCTTCGCCATGATTGGTTTTGTCGGTCTATTGTTGCTGGAATTGTTCACGCAGCAAGACCTCTTTACCTGGCTCGGCTTGCGTTAG
- a CDS encoding succinate dehydrogenase/fumarate reductase iron-sulfur subunit, which yields MQVIFKVIRQEQNSSPKVQTYQLDVDAGNTILDCLNRIKWEQDGSLAYRKNCRNTICGSCSMRINGRSALACKENVGSELARFPQTSSGIPEITIAPMGNMPVIKDLVVDMSSFWDNLEAVEPYVSTGARQVPEREFLQTPEERSRLDQTGNCILCGACYSECNAREVNPEFVGPHALAKAYRMVADSRDAQTEPRLEKYNVGTAGVWGCTRCFYCNTVCPMGVAPMDQIGKIKQEILDRKDDQASRSIRHRKVLIELVKEGGWIDERQFGLQVVGNSFRDIKGLISLGPLGLRMLARGKFPFSFEPSEGADVVRSLIESVQNLEVQSQESISSTTTHES from the coding sequence ATGCAAGTAATTTTTAAGGTCATTCGGCAGGAGCAAAATTCCTCCCCTAAAGTTCAGACTTATCAGCTGGATGTTGATGCAGGCAATACAATTTTAGATTGCTTAAATCGCATTAAGTGGGAGCAGGATGGTAGTTTGGCATATCGCAAAAATTGTCGCAACACCATTTGCGGTAGCTGTTCTATGCGAATCAACGGTCGTTCTGCGCTGGCTTGTAAGGAAAATGTTGGCAGTGAATTGGCACGGTTCCCACAAACATCAAGTGGAATTCCAGAAATCACCATCGCGCCAATGGGCAATATGCCTGTAATTAAGGATTTGGTGGTGGATATGAGTAGCTTCTGGGATAACCTCGAAGCAGTTGAACCGTATGTCAGCACGGGTGCGCGGCAGGTTCCGGAAAGAGAATTTTTGCAGACGCCAGAAGAGCGATCGCGCCTTGACCAAACTGGTAATTGTATTCTCTGCGGTGCTTGTTATTCTGAATGCAATGCCCGCGAGGTAAATCCAGAATTTGTTGGCCCGCATGCGCTAGCAAAAGCTTACCGGATGGTAGCAGATTCTCGCGATGCCCAGACAGAACCTCGCTTGGAAAAATACAACGTTGGCACAGCGGGGGTTTGGGGTTGCACCCGCTGTTTTTACTGCAATACAGTCTGCCCAATGGGCGTAGCGCCCATGGATCAAATCGGTAAGATTAAACAGGAAATACTCGACCGTAAAGACGATCAAGCCAGCCGCTCTATCCGCCACCGGAAAGTATTAATCGAACTGGTTAAAGAAGGAGGTTGGATTGATGAGCGCCAGTTTGGTTTGCAGGTAGTAGGTAATTCTTTTCGAGATATTAAGGGGTTGATAAGCTTGGGGCCGTTGGGGTTAAGGATGTTAGCGCGGGGCAAGTTTCCTTTTTCCTTCGAGCCTTCAGAGGGAGCCGATGTAGTGCGATCGCTCATTGAATCCGTACAAAATCTAGAAGTACAATCCCAGGAGTCTATTTCTTCCACTACAACTCATGAATCCTGA
- a CDS encoding AbrB family transcriptional regulator: MTETQKSPLTGKALLQKVKELSNLPRRETAKSCGYYTVTKNNQTRVNLTDFYDAVLAAKGVPLDPEGTKDGRGREATYRVSVHKNGQIVIGATYTAAMGLKSGDEFEIKLGYKHIHLIQMDADKKILGEEDEEEDEE, translated from the coding sequence ATGACTGAAACACAAAAAAGTCCCTTGACAGGGAAAGCACTACTTCAAAAAGTAAAAGAACTTTCAAACTTACCACGGCGAGAAACAGCAAAAAGCTGCGGATATTACACCGTGACTAAGAATAACCAGACTCGCGTCAACTTAACAGATTTTTATGATGCGGTGCTGGCAGCAAAGGGCGTTCCTCTCGATCCAGAGGGAACAAAAGATGGGCGTGGCCGAGAGGCGACTTATCGCGTGAGCGTACACAAAAACGGACAAATTGTTATTGGTGCAACGTACACGGCAGCGATGGGATTAAAGTCCGGCGATGAATTTGAAATAAAATTGGGCTACAAGCACATCCACCTAATTCAGATGGATGCTGATAAAAAGATCCTCGGAGAGGAAGACGAAGAGGAGGATGAAGAATAG
- a CDS encoding CPBP family intramembrane glutamic endopeptidase has protein sequence MFDKGYGQLQAAIASSTGLLKAIAFFLVWAGLWLPLAIPVAIVLKWRPLSPLKVEQKLPLLASLYLIAPLIVWGASWAEGSSFSDYGLEWKLSTLVSLSLGLGLGVLSLAVIFGLQSMLGWIEWQKEEKPRDWLSISKSILLPTLLIGLLVSGIEELIFRGFLLNVLQQDYSVLVAAAISSVIFALLHLVWEQQETLPQIPGLWLMGMVLVLARIVDGGSLGLAWGLHAGWIWGIASLDTARLINYTSVVPAWMTGIGEKPLAGGAGIVCLLGTAAVLWSFSG, from the coding sequence ATGTTTGACAAAGGATATGGTCAGTTACAAGCAGCAATTGCTTCATCGACTGGACTGTTGAAAGCGATCGCTTTTTTCTTAGTCTGGGCAGGTCTTTGGTTGCCACTGGCCATTCCTGTGGCAATAGTGCTGAAATGGCGTCCCCTAAGCCCTCTGAAAGTAGAGCAAAAGCTACCTCTACTAGCTTCGCTTTATCTTATCGCTCCTTTAATTGTGTGGGGAGCATCTTGGGCGGAGGGGTCGTCTTTTTCCGATTATGGATTAGAGTGGAAACTTTCTACCCTAGTTTCACTAAGCCTGGGGTTAGGCTTGGGTGTCCTAAGTCTGGCAGTAATATTTGGCTTGCAATCGATGCTGGGTTGGATTGAGTGGCAAAAGGAAGAAAAGCCACGAGATTGGCTATCGATAAGCAAATCTATCTTGTTGCCAACGCTGTTAATAGGACTGTTGGTAAGTGGAATTGAGGAATTAATATTTCGAGGATTTCTGCTAAATGTACTACAGCAGGACTATTCAGTCTTAGTGGCGGCGGCAATATCTAGCGTCATTTTTGCTTTGCTGCACTTAGTTTGGGAACAGCAAGAGACATTGCCACAAATACCAGGATTGTGGCTGATGGGGATGGTATTAGTGCTGGCGCGGATTGTAGATGGTGGCAGTTTAGGTTTAGCTTGGGGATTGCACGCGGGTTGGATTTGGGGAATTGCTAGCCTGGATACAGCTAGGTTGATTAATTACACAAGCGTCGTCCCAGCCTGGATGACTGGAATAGGAGAAAAACCCTTAGCTGGGGGTGCGGGAATTGTTTGTTTGTTAGGAACTGCTGCGGTTTTGTGGTCATTTTCTGGTTAG
- a CDS encoding Coq4 family protein, whose translation MTAIELNKQMHLEYLTGLKGFISFARDPGETDSVFDMAEGFRHTETYQLSMEYLKSQPEIQPIVKERYIAPTPDMEALLKLPEESLGYRYASYMKGSNFDPEFYRKIQVQDDNTYISLRLRQTHDIWHQITGFGTDPAGEVGLQGFYLAQTHTPTSVAIMAGVILNTLLKSADDLTDVMSIIGKGYSMGLKAKPFLAQKWEENWEKPLAEWRAEMNVEPITKSA comes from the coding sequence ATGACAGCCATTGAATTGAATAAACAAATGCACCTGGAGTATTTAACTGGGTTGAAAGGGTTTATTAGCTTTGCTAGAGATCCTGGTGAAACAGACTCAGTTTTTGATATGGCCGAGGGATTTCGCCATACCGAGACTTATCAACTTTCGATGGAGTACCTGAAATCTCAACCGGAGATTCAGCCTATTGTAAAAGAACGCTATATTGCTCCAACTCCGGATATGGAAGCACTGCTGAAATTACCCGAAGAATCCCTTGGTTATAGATATGCTTCTTATATGAAGGGGTCAAATTTTGACCCGGAATTTTACCGAAAAATTCAAGTACAGGACGATAACACCTACATTTCATTACGCCTACGACAAACCCACGATATTTGGCACCAGATAACAGGTTTTGGCACCGATCCAGCAGGAGAGGTAGGACTACAAGGATTTTATCTCGCTCAAACTCACACACCTACATCAGTGGCGATTATGGCGGGAGTAATTTTGAATACTCTGCTCAAGTCCGCAGATGATTTGACTGATGTGATGAGCATAATTGGCAAGGGATATAGCATGGGTTTAAAGGCAAAACCCTTCTTAGCACAGAAGTGGGAAGAGAATTGGGAGAAGCCGTTAGCAGAGTGGAGGGCTGAAATGAATGTTGAACCTATAACTAAATCTGCTTGA
- the cbiE gene encoding precorrin-6y C5,15-methyltransferase (decarboxylating) subunit CbiE produces MTPVHVVGIGLDGAAGLSQAVRQIVDGATLLVGSDRHLSYFSTHPAPRLVLRDFTPAIEEIRQRLNNLSDVIVVLVSGDPLFFGLGRLLLEELPTEQLIFHPHLSSVQLAFNKIKVPWQDARVVSAHGRSLDELIQALQQGVEKIAVLTDGTNTPNAIARLLLALDLPSYYQFWVCENLGGIDERVQFFPLEDRGDKAASLRQQNFAPLNVVVLLRQPKSDAQINLNLDALPHLGLPDATFLSFSDRPGLMTKREVRVLVLGELALKPGQIIWDIGAGTGSVSIEIARLFPLSKIYAIEKTAAGTSLIEQNCQRFQVENVISIHGTAPAVLDQLPEPDRIFIGGSGGNLSEILDVCSSKLTACGVLVLALATLEHLNAGLGWLRDRGWDYQLLQVQLSRSVPIAHLTRFSPLNPVTIVSATRAVK; encoded by the coding sequence ATGACACCAGTACACGTTGTTGGAATTGGCTTGGATGGCGCGGCTGGGCTAAGTCAAGCGGTGCGGCAAATTGTGGATGGGGCTACGCTATTGGTAGGAAGCGATCGCCACCTCAGCTATTTCTCAACTCATCCAGCACCGCGTCTGGTACTGCGAGACTTTACCCCAGCTATCGAGGAAATTCGCCAACGCCTAAACAATTTATCCGATGTAATTGTGGTACTGGTTAGTGGCGATCCTTTATTTTTTGGGTTAGGGAGGTTGCTGTTAGAAGAACTACCCACAGAACAATTAATATTTCACCCGCATCTGAGTTCAGTGCAGTTAGCATTTAACAAAATTAAAGTTCCTTGGCAAGATGCGCGGGTTGTTAGCGCACACGGGCGATCGCTGGATGAGTTAATCCAAGCGCTGCAACAAGGTGTAGAGAAGATTGCAGTATTAACAGATGGGACGAATACACCGAATGCGATCGCGCGACTCTTACTTGCTTTAGATTTACCTAGCTATTATCAGTTTTGGGTATGTGAAAATTTAGGTGGTATTGATGAGCGAGTGCAGTTTTTTCCATTAGAAGATAGAGGAGATAAAGCGGCGTCTCTCCGACAACAGAATTTTGCACCTTTGAATGTGGTGGTATTGCTGCGCCAGCCTAAATCAGATGCACAAATAAATCTGAATTTAGATGCTTTGCCGCATTTGGGATTGCCTGATGCAACTTTTTTAAGTTTTAGCGATCGCCCCGGATTAATGACTAAGCGAGAAGTGCGCGTTCTCGTATTAGGAGAACTAGCACTAAAACCAGGACAAATTATCTGGGACATAGGCGCGGGTACGGGTTCAGTTTCCATCGAAATTGCCCGATTATTCCCTCTTTCTAAGATATATGCCATTGAGAAAACAGCAGCGGGTACAAGTTTAATTGAACAAAATTGTCAGCGCTTCCAAGTGGAAAATGTTATCTCCATTCACGGTACAGCACCAGCTGTATTAGATCAGCTACCAGAACCAGATCGCATCTTTATTGGTGGTAGCGGTGGTAATTTGAGTGAAATTTTAGATGTTTGTAGTAGCAAATTGACAGCTTGTGGCGTGTTGGTGCTGGCGCTGGCTACTTTGGAACATCTGAATGCGGGTTTGGGATGGTTGCGCGATCGCGGTTGGGATTACCAGTTGTTGCAAGTGCAGCTATCGCGTTCCGTACCAATCGCACACTTGACACGGTTTTCTCCTCTAAATCCCGTTACGATTGTAAGCGCAACTCGCGCAGTTAAGTGA
- a CDS encoding cobalt-precorrin-8X methylmutase, with protein sequence MSLLNHPILEQSFAVIDAEVGEHNFSPAEYAIVRRAIHSTADFDFAKLIRFSPGAIEGAIASLIRNVPIITDVGMVKQGVATMVAKTFNNPLIAAVEQVSHALPGKTRTETGLMQCFGQFPDAIFVIGNAPTALLALCAELPLAPVKPSLVIGAPVGFISVLESKAALAQAPVPQIIVDGRKGGSPVAAAILNALLVLAWEEKEGKK encoded by the coding sequence ATGAGTTTGCTAAATCATCCCATCTTGGAGCAAAGTTTTGCTGTAATCGATGCTGAGGTTGGCGAACATAACTTTAGCCCAGCCGAGTATGCGATTGTAAGGCGTGCGATCCACAGCACGGCTGATTTTGACTTTGCCAAGCTGATACGATTTAGTCCGGGAGCAATTGAAGGCGCGATCGCTTCTCTCATCCGCAACGTGCCAATTATTACAGATGTTGGCATGGTTAAACAGGGAGTCGCCACAATGGTGGCTAAAACTTTTAATAACCCCCTGATCGCCGCAGTGGAACAAGTATCCCACGCGCTACCGGGCAAAACGCGCACCGAAACAGGCTTAATGCAATGTTTCGGGCAATTTCCCGATGCCATATTTGTCATCGGTAATGCTCCTACAGCGCTGCTAGCTCTCTGCGCTGAGTTGCCACTAGCACCAGTCAAACCGTCTTTAGTAATTGGCGCCCCTGTTGGTTTTATCTCAGTATTAGAGTCAAAAGCAGCACTTGCTCAAGCACCAGTACCTCAAATTATCGTGGACGGGCGTAAGGGTGGTTCGCCTGTTGCGGCTGCAATTTTAAACGCCCTTTTAGTCTTGGCGTGGGAGGAAAAAGAAGGTAAAAAGTAA
- a CDS encoding DUF1868 domain-containing protein produces MDETYQVYLNRVARLTLPATYQSQVQHIQESPKFRPHPDGGRHPVAFPGYTVITPPWVEDSESSSFYATLKNCQEQLVQQLDAGMMVPVPPDSFHLTVADLIWDSAYRHASEKPDFEVQLRGAIAKSFEQYQQSTSGGNPIRWQPLGLMVMPRALAVCLLPKDEQAYDRILQFRRSIYQNHNLIGLGIEQQYRFTPHVTLGYFGDIPPNLDSDRFCTTLSQLNDLWLDGESKELWSHHAELRKFDDMTHYYREPDWPVLQF; encoded by the coding sequence TTGGACGAGACTTATCAGGTTTATCTAAATCGGGTAGCACGCCTGACGCTACCAGCAACCTACCAATCGCAAGTGCAGCACATACAGGAGTCTCCCAAGTTTCGGCCCCACCCAGATGGTGGCAGGCATCCGGTGGCTTTCCCTGGCTATACGGTGATAACGCCACCTTGGGTAGAAGACTCCGAGAGTTCATCATTTTACGCTACCTTGAAAAATTGCCAAGAGCAGCTTGTGCAGCAGCTAGACGCTGGGATGATGGTTCCGGTGCCTCCGGATAGCTTTCATTTAACCGTAGCTGACTTGATTTGGGATAGCGCTTACCGTCACGCTAGTGAGAAGCCTGATTTTGAGGTGCAACTGAGGGGAGCGATCGCCAAAAGTTTTGAGCAATATCAACAATCTACATCTGGCGGCAATCCGATTCGCTGGCAACCTCTAGGGTTGATGGTAATGCCCCGCGCTTTGGCTGTATGTTTACTACCCAAGGACGAACAAGCCTATGACCGGATATTGCAATTTCGCCGCTCAATTTATCAAAATCATAATTTGATTGGACTAGGTATTGAACAGCAATATCGCTTTACACCCCATGTTACTCTGGGGTATTTTGGGGATATTCCGCCTAACTTGGACAGCGATCGCTTCTGCACTACTCTTTCACAATTAAACGATCTTTGGCTTGACGGAGAATCCAAAGAACTATGGAGCCACCATGCAGAACTCCGCAAGTTTGACGATATGACGCACTATTATCGCGAACCCGATTGGCCTGTTTTGCAGTTTTAA
- the holA gene encoding DNA polymerase III subunit delta, which translates to MSIFLYWGEDDFGLQKAVTALRDRVLDPIWASFNYDKISPDRSDAIIVALNQAMTPPFGAGGRLVWLVDTTLCQHCSEELLDELERTLPAIPDSSTLLLTSRTKPDGRLKSTKLLQNHADIREFSLIAPWKTEQLVQQVRQVAGNKGLKLTPEAAELLAQAVGNDTRLLSTELDKLQLYAAAKGGQEGTIEAKAVTALVTSSTQNSLQLAGAIRQGDAARAIALVADLINRNEPGLKIVATLIGQFRTWLWVKLMLEAGERDDKIASAAEIGNPKRVYILRQEVSALKSGQLSRTLPLLLELEVSLKRGADPLSTLQTKVIELCQLCKR; encoded by the coding sequence ATGTCAATTTTCCTCTATTGGGGAGAGGATGACTTTGGTCTGCAAAAAGCTGTTACAGCCCTACGCGATCGCGTCCTCGATCCCATATGGGCTAGCTTTAACTATGACAAAATCTCTCCCGATCGATCCGATGCCATTATCGTGGCACTAAACCAAGCCATGACCCCCCCTTTTGGAGCAGGCGGGCGTTTAGTCTGGTTAGTAGATACCACCCTATGCCAACACTGTTCTGAAGAACTGTTGGATGAATTGGAGCGCACCCTACCAGCAATACCCGACTCTTCTACGCTGTTACTGACCAGCCGCACTAAACCCGATGGGCGTCTTAAATCCACCAAGCTGCTGCAAAACCACGCCGATATAAGAGAATTTTCTCTCATTGCGCCCTGGAAAACCGAACAATTGGTGCAGCAAGTGCGACAAGTTGCCGGGAACAAGGGGCTAAAACTAACCCCAGAGGCTGCCGAACTGTTAGCACAGGCGGTGGGTAACGATACTCGCCTCCTATCCACCGAATTGGATAAGCTGCAACTATACGCTGCTGCCAAGGGAGGGCAAGAGGGAACTATCGAAGCCAAAGCCGTTACCGCTCTAGTGACATCTAGCACCCAAAACAGCTTGCAGCTAGCAGGTGCAATTCGTCAAGGGGATGCAGCAAGGGCGATCGCTCTCGTCGCCGACTTAATAAACCGTAACGAACCTGGATTGAAGATCGTAGCAACGCTTATCGGGCAGTTTCGGACTTGGTTGTGGGTCAAACTAATGTTAGAGGCGGGCGAACGGGATGACAAAATTGCCAGCGCCGCCGAGATAGGCAATCCCAAGCGCGTTTACATTCTCAGGCAAGAAGTTAGCGCCTTAAAGTCGGGGCAACTCAGCCGTACATTGCCCTTACTACTAGAATTAGAAGTTAGTCTGAAACGCGGTGCAGATCCTTTATCAACCTTACAGACAAAAGTGATAGAACTTTGCCAACTGTGTAAGCGTTAG
- a CDS encoding DUF4168 domain-containing protein encodes MTSYSSRPSLNRLFSYCLSVGTLATLSVLLGFAPSLSTRHSYNLDFSSQASAQDNQKKLRNYAMSVMAMEPGRQKAYEEIKKLVGTPPNLECSKPDSLNALPANVKAIAVNYCNQSRKIVETNGLTIETFNQITVDMQKDPALQAQIQRIMLDIQTKK; translated from the coding sequence ATGACTTCCTACAGTTCCCGTCCTTCCCTAAATCGCTTATTTTCCTATTGCCTGAGCGTTGGGACTCTCGCTACGCTCAGTGTGCTGTTGGGCTTCGCACCGAGTCTATCGACGAGACATAGCTATAATCTCGATTTTAGTTCCCAAGCCTCCGCGCAAGACAATCAGAAAAAGCTCAGAAACTACGCCATGTCTGTCATGGCGATGGAGCCAGGTCGTCAAAAGGCCTATGAGGAAATTAAGAAACTTGTAGGTACTCCTCCTAACCTTGAATGTAGCAAACCTGACAGCCTTAACGCCTTGCCTGCAAATGTTAAGGCGATCGCTGTAAATTATTGCAATCAGTCGAGAAAGATTGTCGAAACTAACGGCCTGACTATTGAGACGTTCAACCAAATTACAGTTGATATGCAAAAAGATCCGGCGTTACAAGCACAGATTCAAAGAATAATGCTGGATATCCAAACCAAAAAGTAA
- the ureE gene encoding urease accessory protein UreE, giving the protein MLNLTQRLPANPDAVVSYTLSLTADERTRSRHRFETQDGEALFLRLPRGTVLRDRDLLQSEYGDTLVRIAAKPEPILTVTAKEPLELLRAAYHLGNRHVAIEIAPTYLKLSPDPVLKAMLEHMGMEVKEEVLPFQPETGAYGHQH; this is encoded by the coding sequence ATGCTAAATTTGACACAACGCTTGCCCGCAAATCCAGATGCAGTTGTTAGCTATACTCTTTCGCTAACAGCCGATGAGCGCACCCGCAGCCGCCATCGCTTTGAAACCCAGGATGGTGAAGCCTTGTTTTTGCGCTTACCTAGAGGGACTGTACTGCGCGATCGCGATCTCCTCCAATCTGAATATGGCGATACTCTAGTCCGCATTGCTGCCAAACCCGAACCTATTCTCACCGTTACAGCTAAAGAACCCCTAGAATTGCTCCGCGCTGCCTACCATTTAGGCAATCGCCACGTAGCCATAGAAATTGCCCCCACTTACTTAAAGTTATCTCCTGACCCAGTTTTAAAAGCGATGCTCGAACATATGGGGATGGAGGTAAAAGAGGAAGTTTTACCTTTTCAACCAGAAACAGGTGCTTATGGACACCAGCACTAA
- a CDS encoding urease accessory protein UreF — protein MSHALLSLLQLASPALPVGAYSYSEGLETLVDAGIIDNQQNLGQWLEDSLRYGAIRVEAAAMIRAYRSASINDLEALSYWNAWVTAASTTEELREQSWQMGGSLMRLLVELQPCVREIAEAIGNPCNYAIAFGIAAACWQIHLHAALLGYLHSWATNLTNAGVKLIPLGQTSGQQLLLNLQTTLSKSAVEILALEDDDLSSCGWGLALASMAHKTQYSRIFRS, from the coding sequence ATGTCCCATGCCCTCTTAAGCCTGTTGCAATTAGCTAGCCCAGCGCTGCCAGTGGGAGCCTATAGCTATTCCGAAGGTCTGGAAACTTTAGTTGATGCAGGTATAATCGACAACCAGCAAAACTTAGGACAATGGTTAGAAGACTCGCTGCGCTATGGTGCGATTCGGGTAGAGGCAGCAGCGATGATCCGAGCTTATCGGAGTGCTAGCATTAATGATTTAGAGGCGTTGAGCTACTGGAATGCGTGGGTTACAGCAGCCAGTACAACAGAAGAATTGCGAGAGCAAAGTTGGCAGATGGGTGGTTCGCTGATGCGGCTGTTGGTGGAATTGCAGCCATGCGTGAGAGAAATAGCAGAAGCGATAGGTAATCCATGTAATTACGCGATCGCTTTCGGCATCGCTGCCGCTTGTTGGCAAATACATCTCCACGCTGCTTTACTGGGCTACTTACACTCTTGGGCAACAAATCTCACCAATGCTGGCGTCAAACTGATTCCCCTCGGTCAAACAAGCGGGCAACAGTTGCTTCTAAATCTGCAAACGACCCTCAGTAAATCTGCTGTAGAAATTTTAGCCTTAGAGGATGACGACCTAAGTAGCTGCGGCTGGGGATTGGCTCTAGCAAGTATGGCTCACAAAACTCAATATTCGCGCATATTTCGCAGCTAA